The Streptomyces uncialis genomic interval CCCTTGCCGTCCGGGGCGGTCAGGGTGAGGGAGTCACCGCTCAGCTCATAGGTGATCTTCTTGCCGTCGAAGAGCCGCAGCAGCGCCTTCTCCGTGCGCATCGCCGCAGGCGCGCACATCATGCGGGTCATCGCCGGGGTACCGAAGGTCAGGGTGCCGTCGTCCCCGATCTTCGCGGTGGCCGAGAAGCGGTTGCAGCCGAGGTTGCCGCTCGCCCGGCCGTCCTTCGCGATCGTCAGATGCGCCTTGCCCTCCGTCCCGGCGGGCAGCGAGGCGGACGTCGCGCCGTCGGTGAGGGTCGTGACCGTCCACCGGGTGCCGGTGAGCGGCGCGGGTTCCTCGGCCTTGGCCCGGGTCAGCTCCACGTGATCGCCCTTCGGGGTGGTGAGACGCAAGGTGTCCTTCTCCCGCGTGACCGTGAGACCGCCGGCGGCGAGGGTCCGGGCGAGACGTTCCTCGAAGTCGAGGCTCGTGCACGCGGTCTCCGTCGACACGGCGTCCTTCAGGGTCAGGACGCCGCCCTTGAGATCCGTGCGGGCCCGGAAGTCGTTGCATCCGTAGTTCCCGCTGACCTGGGACTTGTCGTCGAACGTGAGGTGGGTGCCCTCGGGCGCGGGGTGCGGGGTGTCCGCGACGGTCAGGGTGCGGATCGTCCAGCGGGTGTCGGTGAGGGTACCGGCGGTCGTTCCGGCGGCGGGGTCCTTGTCCGTGCCCTTGCCCTCGTCCGCGGGTGTGCTGGTACCGCAGGCCGCGAGGAGTACCGCGGCGACCGCGGTTGCGGTTGCGGTCGCCGCGGTGGCGGGGGCCGCGGATTTCGGGGCGGGGGTGCGCCGTTGCGTGTACATGGCGATCTGACGAGCGAGCGCTCGTTACGGTTCCCCCGGGGGTTCCTTCGCTTGCGCGTCTGGGGTCTGTCCGGCTGGGCGCACTTGTTCCTGTGCCGTCGCTCGTGGGGTGCGCAGTTCCCCGCGGGTCGCCTTCGCTTGCGCTTGCGAGGTCCGTCCGGCGGGGCGTACTCCGTTCCTGTGCCGTCGCTCGTGGGGTGCGCAGTTCCCCGCGGGTCGCCTTCGCTTGCGCTTGCGAGGTCCGTCCGGCGGGGCGTACTTCGTTGCTGTGCCGTCGCTCGGTGGGTTCGCGCAGTTCCCCGCGCCCCTTTGGGGCGCTCCCGGCTTGTTCTTCGGGTCGGTGCCGGTCGGGATTCTCCGTCCTCGATCCGACACGCTCGGTCGGACATCCCCCTTGCCCGGCTGAAGAGCATCGGAGTCTGCGGGCAGAGATTCCCGCCCACCCCCTCCCGTGGCCATGCGACCGCGCGAGGAGGATGGCGAAAAGCAACATCACGGGGCTGAGGCGCCCCTTCAGGGGCGCGGGGAACTGCGCACCCACCGAGCGACAGCACAGGAACAAGTGCGTCAGGCACAGGAAACCCCGGGGCGCGAGCGAAGGCGACCTGCGGGGAACTGCGCACCCACGGACGACCTGTGCGGGAACAAGTACGCCCAGCACAGGGAACTCGGCGGCGCGAGCGAAGGCGACCTGTACAGGGGACTCGGGTGGGGTCAGGGGAGGACTGGGAGGGTGGGGGTGAGGTTGGCTCGGTCGCCGCTGGCCGTGATCCTGCCCGCGGCGACCTCCGTGGACCAGTCGGTGCGCCCCGTCGCGAGCCGCGTCCAGGTGAGGGGGTCGGTCTCGACGACATTCGGCGGGGTACCCCGGGTGTGCCGCGGACCCGCCCCGCACTGGATCACCGCGAACGGCGGGACCCGGACCTCGACCGCGCCCCCCGGCGCCTTGACCGCCAACGCGTCCGCCAGGAACCTCGTGGTGATCGCCTGGGCCTGACGGTCGAACGGCACCCCGAGGTCCGTCGCGTCATTGAGGTCGCCGGTACGGACGACGAGCTCCACGACCCGGGTCACCAGGAAGTCCGCGAGCCGCATCGCCCCGAGCCGCGTCGGGATCAGCCGCTCGTCCGTCACGGTGGCGAGCACCTCGGGGAGACGGTCCGCCGCTCGGGCGAACAGCTCGTCGGTGGTACCCTCCGCCGCCGTCGCCTGTGCGTCTTCGTCCGGCTCGGCGGCCCTGGCGGAAGCCATGGCGGGGTAGTCCATCAGCGCCAACTCCCGCCGCGCGGGCTCGGGAAGCTCCAGACCCCGTACGACGCTCCCGACGGCGACCGACAGATGTGCCGTCAGCTCCCGTACCGTCCGGTCGCCGAGCCGGGTCGGCGCTTGGAGCTGATCGGGGGTGAGCCGCGCGATCCCCTCACGTACCAGCGCGTACTGCGCGAGCACGGCGGCCCTGGTCCTGGCGGGGTCGAACGTACGGACACGCTTCCTGGCGGGCGGCATCCTCCGAGCCTAACCGGGCCGGGTGACACCGCTCGCGACGCTTCTCCCGGTATCGCGGGTCCGCTCCGGCGCCGTGAACGTCTCGCCGCCCGCCGGGAGGCCAACGCCCCGCCAGCGCAACGGGAGGCCGCGGGCCGTGTCCAGGTCCGGGGAGTCCATCAGCTGGAAGTGGAGGTGCGGCTCGGTGGAGTTGCCGGAGTTGCCGCACTCGGCGAGGACGGTGCCCTCGGTGACCCGGTCGCCCGCGCGGACCTTGAGCGAACCCCTCTTGAGGTGGGCGTACATCGCGTAGGTGCCGTCGCCCAGGTCCAGGACGAGGTGGTTCCCGGTGACCCGGTGGGGGCCGGCCATCGCACGGGCCATGCCCTCCAGGAGCATCAGGTAGAACAGGGGCAGCGGCGAAGTACGGCTCAGATGGTCGCGCTGGGAGTCGGACGCCTGGACGACCCTGGCATCGGCGACAGCCAGGACCGGGGAGCCGAACGCGGGATACGCCTGCGGGCGGCGGACCAGGGGCCAGAGCCAGGCGAACCCGGGGCGCTGCGGGTTGGTGGGGCGGCCCGCTATCCGGCGGGGCTCCGGCTCGGCGACGATGTCGATCGCGTACGTCTGGCCGTAGCCGTGGGTGCCGTGGCTGGGGACCTTGTCCGCCGGGCTGTTGACCGCGAGCCAGCGGCCCGTGACGGGTGGGGCGACCTCGATCGGCTCGGTCGTCGCGGCGGGCCCCCTGGACGGGCGGGTCAGATGGGTGAGGAGCAGCAGGACCAGCATGCTCGCGCCCAGGGCCAGCCAGATCAGCGGGAAGGGCGGCTCGTCCAGCCGGTCGACCACGAAGCTGCCGACGACGAGGACGGTCAGGGTCATCCAGACGAGGCGGTAGACGACTGTCAGCGCCTTGTGGGTCGTGCGGGTTCGGGTGCTGGGGCTGGTCGGCATGGTCTCCCCCGGTGTCTCGGGTCGTCCGGTGGTCGTCTCGGTGAGGGTCCCGGTGGTCATGGGGCGGTCGTCAGGGTGAGGGCGACCAGGAGCGGGACCACCCGGGACGGGGGGACCTCGTAGCGCCCGCGGGCCGTGCTGTGCAGCCAGCCCGCGGCGGTGAGCTGACGAAGGTGGTGGTACGTCTGGCCGGTGGTGCCGAGGCCGTCCAGGTCGGTCAGCTCGGCGGCCGTGCGGCGGCCGGTGAGGATCTCGCGCAGCAGTCGCAGCCGCACGGGGTGGCCGAGGGCGGCGAAGGCGTCGGCGCGGTCCGACCAGTCGGCCTGGATGAGGCGGTCGGTCAGCTCCCCGTACTGCCATTCGTAGCGCTCACCGGTGGGCAGGCCGACCGCTCCGGTGAACAGGACACCGCCCTCCCGCGCGCCGGAACCCGCCTGCGCGAGCTGCTCCTTGAAGCCCTCCAGCGCCCAGAACCCCTCGCGGACCGGCGGCTCCGGCCCCGCGTCCCCCTGCTCCGATGACGCCCCCTCCCCGCTCCCGCCTTCCGGGCGCTCCAGCTCCGCCAATCTGCGCTCCAGGTCCGTGACCCGTTCCTCCAGTCCCATGACCCCAACATTACGTAACTACGTAATCCCGCGCAATCATCAGTTCGAGTGAACCCCGCACGGCATGACCCCACCAGCCATGACCGGCAGGGCCCGGGCAGTGTCCGGACATGACCGAACCCCCTGCCCGGCGGCGGCCGGGACAGGGGGTTCGGGGATTCGGGACCGTCAGGCCAGCAGCGCGGGGATCGTCCCCTCGTGGGCCGTCCGCAGCTCCGCCAGCGGCAGGGTGAACTCGCCCTGCACCTCGATCGCGTCGCCGTCGACGACACCGATACGGGCGACGGGCAGACCCCGCGCCCCGCACATGTCGTTGAAACGGAGCTCCTCCGACCTCGGTACGGCGACGACCGCGCGGCCCGCCGACTCCGAGAACAGGAAGGTGAACGCGTCGAGCCCGTCGGGGACGACCAGTCGCGCGCCCTTGCCGCCCCGCAGGCACGACTCGGTGACGGCCTGGACGAGACCGCCGTCCGAGAGGTCGTGCGCCGCGTCGATCATGCCGTCACGGGACGCCGAGATCAGGATGTCGGCGAGCAGCCGCTCCCGCTCCAGGTCCACCACCGGGGGCAGTCCGCCCAGGTGGTCGTGGACGACCTGCGACCAGGCCGAGCCGCCGAACTCCTCGCGGGTGTCGCCGAGGAGGTACAGCAGCTGGCCCTCCTCCGCGAACCCGACCGGGGTGCGGCGCGACACGTCGTCGATGACACCGAGGACCGCGACGACCGGGGTCGGGTGGATCGCGGTGTCACCGGTCTGGTTGTACAGCGAGACATTGCCGCCGGTGACCGGGGTGCCGAGCACCAGACAGGCGTCGGCCAGCCCGCGGGTCGCCTCCGCGAACTGCCACATGACCGCCGGGTCCTCGGGGGAACCGAAGTTCAGGCAGTTGGAGATGGCCAGCGGCCGGGCGCCGCTCGTCGCGACATTGCGGTACGACTCCACCAGCGCGAGCTGCGCGCCCGCGTACGGGTCCAGCTTGGCGTAACGGCCGTTGCCGTCGGTGGCGATCGCGACGCCGAGGTTGGTGTCCTCGTCGACGCGGATCATGCCGGAGTCCTCGGGCTGGGCGAGGATCGTGTTGCCCTGCACGAAGCGGTCGTACTGGTCGGTGATCCACGCCTTGGACGCCTGGTTGGGCGAGGCGACCAGCTTGAGGACCTGGTCCCGCAGCTCCTCGGAGGTGGCCGGGCGGGGGAGCTTGTTCGCGTCGTCGGCCTGGAGGGCGTCCTGCCAGGCGGGACGCGCGTACGGACGCTCGTACACAGGGCCCTCGTGGGCGACCGTGCGCGGGGGCACGTCCACGATCTGCTCGCCGTGCCAGAAGATCTCCAGCCGCTCGCCCTCGGTCACCTCACCGATGACGGTGGCGATGACGTCCCACTTCTCGCAGATCTCCAGGAAGCGCTCGACCTTGCCGGGCTCCACGATCGCGCACATGCGCTCCTGCGACTCGCTCATGAGGATCTCCTCGGGCGAGAGGGTCGCGTCACGCAGCGGGACCGTCTCCAGATCCACGCGCATCCCGCCCGAACCGGCGCTGGCCAGCTCGCTGGTGGCGCAGGACAGACCCGCGCCGCCGAGGTCCTGGATACCGTGGACCAGCTTCTCCGCGAAGATCT includes:
- a CDS encoding META domain-containing protein — translated: MYTQRRTPAPKSAAPATAATATATAVAAVLLAACGTSTPADEGKGTDKDPAAGTTAGTLTDTRWTIRTLTVADTPHPAPEGTHLTFDDKSQVSGNYGCNDFRARTDLKGGVLTLKDAVSTETACTSLDFEERLARTLAAGGLTVTREKDTLRLTTPKGDHVELTRAKAEEPAPLTGTRWTVTTLTDGATSASLPAGTEGKAHLTIAKDGRASGNLGCNRFSATAKIGDDGTLTFGTPAMTRMMCAPAAMRTEKALLRLFDGKKITYELSGDSLTLTAPDGKGATATVTPRARP
- a CDS encoding sterol carrier family protein; this encodes MPPARKRVRTFDPARTRAAVLAQYALVREGIARLTPDQLQAPTRLGDRTVRELTAHLSVAVGSVVRGLELPEPARRELALMDYPAMASARAAEPDEDAQATAAEGTTDELFARAADRLPEVLATVTDERLIPTRLGAMRLADFLVTRVVELVVRTGDLNDATDLGVPFDRQAQAITTRFLADALAVKAPGGAVEVRVPPFAVIQCGAGPRHTRGTPPNVVETDPLTWTRLATGRTDWSTEVAAGRITASGDRANLTPTLPVLP
- a CDS encoding M23 family metallopeptidase; this encodes MPTSPSTRTRTTHKALTVVYRLVWMTLTVLVVGSFVVDRLDEPPFPLIWLALGASMLVLLLLTHLTRPSRGPAATTEPIEVAPPVTGRWLAVNSPADKVPSHGTHGYGQTYAIDIVAEPEPRRIAGRPTNPQRPGFAWLWPLVRRPQAYPAFGSPVLAVADARVVQASDSQRDHLSRTSPLPLFYLMLLEGMARAMAGPHRVTGNHLVLDLGDGTYAMYAHLKRGSLKVRAGDRVTEGTVLAECGNSGNSTEPHLHFQLMDSPDLDTARGLPLRWRGVGLPAGGETFTAPERTRDTGRSVASGVTRPG
- a CDS encoding ArsR/SmtB family transcription factor, which gives rise to MGLEERVTDLERRLAELERPEGGSGEGASSEQGDAGPEPPVREGFWALEGFKEQLAQAGSGAREGGVLFTGAVGLPTGERYEWQYGELTDRLIQADWSDRADAFAALGHPVRLRLLREILTGRRTAAELTDLDGLGTTGQTYHHLRQLTAAGWLHSTARGRYEVPPSRVVPLLVALTLTTAP
- the purL gene encoding phosphoribosylformylglycinamidine synthase subunit PurL, producing MTLDTVKHAGGTPEAEQPWQELGLKRDEYDRIRVILGRRPTGAELAMYSVMWSEHCSYKSSKVHLRQFGEKAPENDAMLVGIGENAGVVDVGQGYAVTFKVESHNHPSYIEPYQGAATGVGGIVRDILAMGARPVAVMDPLRFGAADHPDTKRVLPGVVAGVGGYGNCLGLPNIGGEVVFDSCYQGNPLVNALCVGVMKHEDIHLAKASGPGNKVILYGARTGGDGIGGVSVLASETFESTGPAKRPAVQVGDPFQEKLLIECTLEIFAEKLVHGIQDLGGAGLSCATSELASAGSGGMRVDLETVPLRDATLSPEEILMSESQERMCAIVEPGKVERFLEICEKWDVIATVIGEVTEGERLEIFWHGEQIVDVPPRTVAHEGPVYERPYARPAWQDALQADDANKLPRPATSEELRDQVLKLVASPNQASKAWITDQYDRFVQGNTILAQPEDSGMIRVDEDTNLGVAIATDGNGRYAKLDPYAGAQLALVESYRNVATSGARPLAISNCLNFGSPEDPAVMWQFAEATRGLADACLVLGTPVTGGNVSLYNQTGDTAIHPTPVVAVLGVIDDVSRRTPVGFAEEGQLLYLLGDTREEFGGSAWSQVVHDHLGGLPPVVDLERERLLADILISASRDGMIDAAHDLSDGGLVQAVTESCLRGGKGARLVVPDGLDAFTFLFSESAGRAVVAVPRSEELRFNDMCGARGLPVARIGVVDGDAIEVQGEFTLPLAELRTAHEGTIPALLA